From the Lathyrus oleraceus cultivar Zhongwan6 chromosome 3, CAAS_Psat_ZW6_1.0, whole genome shotgun sequence genome, the window ATGCTTAGTTCTTTCATGAAAAACTGGATTTGTAGTTATATGAAGAGTTGGTTTGTTGTCATAGTAAATCACCAAAGGAGAAGAATGATTGATGTGAAAGTCTTGCATCATGTATAAGATTCATTGTCCCTCACATGTGGCCTGGGCTAGTGTCATATACTCAACCTCTGATGATGATTTGGAAACCACAGCCTGCTTCTTGCTTTTCCAACTAATTAAAGAGGTTCCAAGGAGGACACACAAACCAATTGTAGATCTTCTAGTATCGGGATATGCTCCCCAATCAAAATCAGGAAATCCTTTAAGTGCCAATGTTGACGATGAACTGAAGATCAAACCATTACCAGGGTTTCCTTTAAGGTATTTCAAACATGTAGGCTTGCTAGCATATGTTCATAAGTTGGTGCACTCAAGAATTAGCTAAGTTTGCTCACAACATGAAAAATCTTTAGCCTGGAGTGTGTCAAGTACAAGAGTCTCCCAATTAATCTTTTATGTGTTGTTGGATCAGATAGTAAATTACCAGAGTCTTTGTGCAATTATAGGTGGGGCTGCATAGAAGTATTGCAAGGTTTCACTACACTTAAGTCAGTGTCTTGTAGGAGATCAAGTGTATACTTTCTTTGACATAGTATGATGCCTTCATTTGATCTGCTCACTTCAAATCCTATAAAATATTTGAGAACTCCTAGATCCTTGATGCTAAGTTTGTCATTTAAGAGGGGCTTAATGTTGGTAATCTTATCAACATCAGTCCCCCCTAAGATCAACTCATCTACATATATAAGGATCATGTGAATAAGGTACATTGGACTTAGTGTACAATGAATAATCATATTTTGATTGAATGTATCCTGTGTGTAAGAGAGTTGCAGTGAGTTTTATATTCCATTATCTACTTGCTTGTTTCAAGCCATAAAGAGATCTTTGAAGCTCGCACCCTAAGTTAGGACGAGGTAGCTCAAGGCCTGAAGGAAGTTTCATATAAACCTCTTCATTGAGATCTCCATGTAAGAACGTTGTATTGACATCAAGTTGAAACAAGGGCTATTTTTTAGCAGCTGCAACAACCATGAAAACACTGACGAGTTTTTAAACTCATGTTACATGAAACAAGGGCCATTTTTTTAGATGTAGATGGCTTTTCATGGCCCTTACAACAACCTTGTAAGAACTGATGGGTTTTGATGCTAATCGCTCATAAGAAAACTATTGGATGTAGATGGGTTTTTAAACTCAAGTTACATGAAACAAGGGCCATTTTTTGAGTGAAGCCTTTGCAACTAACTTTGCCTTATATCTCTCTATGGAGCGATTAGCATGTAACTTGAGTTTAAAAACCCATCTACATCCAATAGTTTTCTTATGATTAGGTAAGATAATTAGTTTCCATGTGTTATTTTTTATCATTGCAGTCATTTCAAATTGAATATCATGACTTCAATTTTCATCATAAATGACCTATTTATAGGAATGCGGTTCATAAATAGATTACAAATTAAGAATGTATTTGGCATCAGTAGTAGGGACATTATGGTAAGAGATGAAAGATGATAATGGATACTTACTTGGAAAAGAAATGCATGCAGTAACTAGGTTAAGAGATTGAATTGTATTCTTAATCAAAATGAATGATAATCTTGTAAAAAAAAAGTGTGAGGTTTAGTGAGTCTAATGGATCTTCTACGTTGAAGATTATGATTGGTTGAAATGAAGTTGACATATAAATTCTTTTGATGAAGTTGGAGGAATAAAGTCAGGTTGAGTGATGGGAGTATGGATCACAGGTGGAGTTGAAGGTTCAATATGAGGAATATTAGGTTTATGTGAAGTTGAAGGTTCAAAATGAGGAGTATCAGGTGTAAGTTGAGGTTCAGAGTCATAAATGTAAGCAGGGACGGAGCCATAAATTTTGAGTAATGGGGTCAATATAAATATAAcctttcattttcaaaaatataaatataaattataattgtTCTCTACGATTTTTCATGTTCTGAAAATGTTGAATGATTTTCTCATTTTCAACATCAACAAAAATATCTATCTCAATGTAAGTAACTAAACAATCATTTAACCAATCATCACCCATGCGATTTTGCATTCGATTCTTGATAATATTCATAGTAGAGAAAGCTCTTTCAGCTGTTGCAGTTGCCACCGGTAATATTAGAGATAACTTTAAAAGCAAATATACCAACGGATACACAACATGTTTTTTGGTCTCTACGAGCTTGATAGAAAGATCACCAATCCCCTATAATTATGAAAATTCACTGTCAGAGCATACATCTAAGAAATAGTTTTCAAGCTGACAATCTAGTGTCAATAAGTTAACTTGGGAAAACCCTGAAGGATAAAATTGAGCTAAACAAATCAACCTTTCCTTATCAAATGCAGAAAATGAATCTCTTGGACTTAAACAAGCTACACAAAGGAGCAACTCGGTATTCACTTCTGTAAAACGATTGTTCAATTCTTGAAGTTGTCGATCAATCACTTCATAAAACAATCCAACTTGAAAATGGTGTAAATTAGATACTTTCTCCATTTTTCTCTTTGACTTTTTTGTGTCAGTTGAAAAGTGTCATCCATATCTGGAATGTCAATATCATTATGCTCACAAAATAATGAAACATCATTCAACAAAGAATCCCAACCATTATCTCTTATAGCTTATAGCCTTATTTTGGACACTTTTACTAACTTCATAGCATTTACAATATCTTGATCACTTCTTTGTAATGCTTGAGATAAATCATGTGTAACTCCTAAAACTATTTTCATCAAGTGCAAGATGAAAATAAATTCAAAAGTTTGCATATAATTCATCAGCATTAGTGCTTCACCTTTTTTATCTAAATCTGTTCCATCTTCCTCAACCATTTCTAGCACATTAATCATAGAAGAGAACAGAGAAACTATACTAAGTAATGTACCATAATGTGAGCTCCATATTGTTTCCCCCACCTTCTTAATTGTCATTTCTTGATTCAAGCCACGTCCTCTAGAGATTTCTCCATGTTCCAATGCTTGTTTCACTTTTGTAGCTTGACTTTCACGAAGAATATCTCGGCACTTACATGATGCTCCAACAACATTATACAAAGTAGcaatcaaattaaaaaataaagcAATTTTAGAATGCTTTTTTGCTAATGTCACAAGAGCTAATTGGAGTTGATGGGCAAAACAATGAATAAAAAATACATAGCAATTCTCTTTAAAAATCAAGCTTTTTAGACCATTGTATTCACCCTGCATATTACTTGCTCCATCATAGCCTTTTCCACTTATCCTTGACAAACTTAATCCATATTTTGCAAATAATGACTCCAAACCCGATTTCAATGTTAGAGCACTAATATTTGAAACATGAACAACACCAAGAAAACGCTCAATAACTTTTCCTTCATTATTTACATAACGTATAACCATAATTATTTGCTCCTTCATTGAGATATCACGAGATTCATAAATTAAAATAGCAAATAAATCATCTCCAAGATCATCCAGTATAACTTTAGTAGTGACCGTTGTAGCAGCTTTAACAATATCCTTTTGAATATCAGGAGATGTTAACTTAAGATTTCCACGACAATTTTTCCAAACTTTATAAATATCTTCATTATGGTTAACAATAAAATTCATAAGTTCAAGAAAATTCCCCTTATTTCCGGATGAAATTGACTCATCATTACCATAAAAAGCTAAACCTTAAGTTAATAAATATCGAATGCAATCAATTATACATGTCAAATGAATTCGATAGTCCTCTTTAACTTGTTTGGATTGTTTACACAAGACACCTTCAATGTGTTACTTTTGTTTCATTAGAGCTTGACAATTTCTCCATGCTTGATTATGAGAGCTATTTACATCTCCAAGATGAACTCGAAACCTTTCACTTTTTTTCCAATTTGTAAAGCCTTCTGTTATAAAGGCATCACCGTAACCTTTATGTTCTTCAAGATGTGACCTCATAAGATAACAACATAAACAATATGCATCATCCTCACTTTGACTATATTCCAACCAACTACCATATTTTAAATACCAATCTGAATTAAACTTACGAAAGGTAACTCCAAATTTTCTTTGTGGAAAAATAATTTCTTTTGGTTGACAAGGACCCTTTTGCAAATAATATTTGCTAATTTCATATCTATCACTTGGATGATAATCTGACATTTTTGGCCTTAAACCGGGATCGTTAGGAAGTTTTTCCAATTCAAACTGCAAAAACCTTTTTTTCATGGGAGGATCCAGTTTGGGGCTTCGACGTTCATTAGGTGTTTGAGGATTAGGAGTTGATGATTGCTctgttgtttttatttttaaatatttttccATTGTTTATTactaaaaacaaaataaaaaatcatATTCAGAAAATTCATAATAATACTAGAAAATTGATACAAACACAATAATTTTAAATAAACACTCCAAAACTCTAAAAATAAATTTTCTGCCATGAACACAATCTCAAACTTAATAAAGTAATAATATATTTTTTACTCTTACtacaataataaaaataaattataaaatcataaagattaaaatttaaaaaatttacCTTTTAAAAGATCAACAATAGAGAAGAAGCTAGAAATAGAAAGACATTTTATAGTGGGAGAATAAGGAATGGGAGAAAGAAGAATATGAAAAGTGGTTTGTTTCTATTTGAAAAGAGTAAAAGAGAATTAATAGGAATATGAAAAAAAATAGGAgttaaattttttaattttatttacagaatttaatttgttttaaatGCATATGGATGTGTGTTAGTGTGTGATACTCTGAATCATTTTATTAAGTGGGGACATTATTAACTTTTCTTTCTAATTTTTAGGATGTTAAATTattaatatattattaaatattaatcAAAGAATAATGTTGTGGGGGCATGGGTCCACTCTTTCTTCTTAATACCTCCGTCCTTGAATGTAAGGTAAATCAAAACAATCAATTTAATGAGGAGTAATATGGTGTGATGAATGATTGTTAGAAGAGGTAGCATTAGGTAGTTTATAAGGAAAAATGGACTCAAAGAAAACAACATCTCTAGATAAAAAAAAATCGTTGGAACGTAGATTAAATAAAATGTGACATTTAACACCAACTTGTAGACCTAAATACAAACATTTCTTGGACCTACAATCCAATTTATTCCTATTGGCTTGTAGGGTAGAAGAAAAACAAAGAGATCCAAATACCTAAGCAGATTAATATCAGGTAAACACTGATGCAAAATTTAAAATGGTGGCTTATTGTGCAAGAAAGGTGTGGGCAATCTATTAATAATATGAATGGCATGACAAACTGCATAAGACTAGAAAAGTTTAGGGAGTTAAGCTTTAAATATGATAGCTCTAGTAATACTAAGTATGTGTTGGTGTTTTCTTTGAACTATGCCATTTTGTTAAGGGGTACCAACACACGAGGTTTGCTATATAATACCAGTTTCCTTATAGAAATATTTGAGGATAAATTCACTATCATTATGTGATCTAAGGCACTTGATTTTGGTATTAAATTGAGTGTGAACAACAGAGATAAAAGGTTTAATGAGGTTTTGAGTTTTTGATTTACATTTCATGAGGAAGATCTATGTAAATCAACTTTTGTAATCTACAACTATAAGGAAATATCTATGGCCATTAATAGAAGGAATAAATAATGACCCCAAAATATACATATGAATTAAGTCAAAGTTGTTATGAGATTTATGAACGTTGTTATGAAAAGGTAGTCTTTTTTTCTTGGCATAAAAGTAAATATCTGTCATACCttaaattttaccctgagtttcTCACTCGCATCAGCATAACATAATCTATCCATTTTGTCATACATTTCATCAGTTAAAAGTATTGATCAAGGTTTATATGAAAAGTGAAGGGTTCTGGCATTTTATCTGATCTTTGTAACATTCATCCAGTCTTTTGTTTGATTAAGAAGTCAAACgacttgatttctcaatctcaaTGCATCATTCATTCCAGTTTATCTTTGTTTCAGAGGTTCATAAGGTGACAACCAAGAGTATTGTCGTTATATGAGTCTTTGTAAGGTCTTGATTATGTTTAAGAATCAAAAGCAAATGGGCCAAGAGCAATTCATTTGCATATAAGACCCTGCATCCTGGTTGTCCATAAGAGCCACGTCTTAAACAACCTTGAAAGGGTCTAGTTCTGTGTTGGGAACAATGACGTTAGGGCATAATTATTTAGCCTGTTCCACCGCATAGTCGAGAGCCCTGTTGTTCGCTGTGAaatttggcgaacaacctctggtttaccaaaacgtgtagaattgggtcacttgcaggatcaaccacacaaatcctaggacatgtgcaaatctaGATGGTCTCGAAGATGTCTAAAAttactttcatatctttcatttctgttctctaagtgttttacgtcgaaatatgttgattAAGATGTTAAGTAGAggtaaatttaacaagataacGTAAATGGCAGAAATTAACTGatgaaatgtaaagtgtcgaaaagtataaagtgcagaaagataaatgactggaaagcataaaagagatttgtaaagacttaaactttataaaataaactttgaaggaattggtgtttgtttacacatacattttccaaatatgactcttttctctcacacgggtactttgagtgttttcaggaattttgtatatagtaattcttcacaccttttttagataataactaccctatatatacacaaataacataactgtcattaacaactaaatcctaaaactatgacacatggctctcctcctttcgccagatgcttccacgcgtcttctgccaaacgtcacaaccttttaaattcaaatttacttTTAAGTCGAAGTGACGTCTTCCTTCAGGCTTTTGTCGAATTATCAACATACTGCAATGTCTTCCGTGTCTTGTCGAAAGTGCTTTTCCTAGGTGCAAACATCTTTGTCGAAATGACGAAACCTCCTTCTggtcgaagtgtcgaaccatactAATCAAATCGTTTCAacccatgtcatcatttgtcgaaaacatcatttcttacaccaaatctcatggcgtcgaaaacgcacgtatacaaattgccccccagcaaagacgtttcgactgTTCGTTCTgggagaaacagtcatttgttgtcaatcaGCGTTTTGATGCCATGTCACTTAAACCTCATTAAATGTAATTCTGATAATCTCAATTTCCAATGCagattcatcattacactttctccaaaatgtcacgtctagcccacgttcagaGTTCACTTCCATCATTTCCTCACGTCATGGTTTCCTTTCAACTTCCAACTCTTCATTATTCCCATCAGAGatggccacgtgtcccactaacacCATTACCATCTAAAACTtttcaacatcttcttcctataaatacccataaaccttttctttaaACCCTTTCACGTTTCAGATTTCCTTATttcatacccatttctcaagCTTTTCACATTTTCTGAGAAATCTTCTTCAGTTGTTTCAGCAATGGCGCCTCAAAAACCCTCAAGCAGTAAACactccaagaagaaacaagactcatcTTTTCCTCCTGCGCATGATTTAAAAGGGCCAATGACCATTGGAAATCAACAGTATGTTCCGGAACCTCCAAACGAAAAGGAAAAAGACTGCATTTATAAATCTCAGGTACtaatccctgttcttatttctggaaattatcacgctatgttaggtccccttccaaacccagagattaaaccagagcgtttaagagagttttttccatcttactttcacacaaaacccataggcgctggaagaaaacctcagcctaaagagaAAGTTGTAGAACAGAAAGATTCATCAAGTTCGACAGATGTTGGAGAGTTGGACTTAGCCTATTTGAATTTTCCCAGGATATTTAGAACCTGCCCATGGTCGAAAGATCCTTGTGACTACAtatcttggttagataaaatcgaaaaagttaaagggtctttttggaaagaagtaggcattttcgaccttatccagttgtcaagagtaggacccaatatctgtccaaatatgcttttggcttctctctacttttgggatagtacttacaacaccttccaccttccttgtgggatggttacgcctaCTCTTTTCGACGCAGCAGCCATTGTTGGTCTTCACCCCAATGGTATAGATTTCGACCCTACTGTCTTAAGTGAAGATACCATTGCCTTCGAGACTAGCCTTGCACCCTACTCCTTATTCATGTCCTATTACCATGATAAGAGTACCACTGAAGTTTTAGATGTCGAACATATAGCCTTTTTGACATTATGGCTGTCCAAATATGTGTTCTGTTCTCGCTCTCTTCAAGttgccaagagatttatcaccatagccaatcagcttcatgcaggcacgaaactatgtttgagcgaaatgattctggcgaaTCTCTATGAATCTTTGAGCGAGAGCGTACATTTCTTAAAGAACaccaaaacccaagggaaaaTCAACTTGTCAGGACCTTTTTGGCTCTTGCAActatggctcaatgccacctttgAAGCCAATCTGCCTGTAGCAccagaaatagatgaagaagaagtaagcgataggactgtcgaatggccaagaTTAGTGCTACTAACGCCAACTGACGAAGGAatcagccttcgacaagcttttaaaagctatgttatgatgtttgctaaaaggtatcaatttacttcgaccatggcaccttttgctgatagaaagattggacctaagtggtttacccaacaactgcctctggagatgcaaaaggatgaaaatacatttctgaatgtttgggaatcattcttgacccctaggctccttttttcttatcGTAACACCACAAAAAATCAGGttgctttgatagtttatcaacccaaccttgtttctagacagttTGGTCTAATCCAAATCAAACCTCAACCTATATTCCCCAAAAAGGGGTCCATCATTTTTTATAACTCCCTTCACACTGAAGACGAAGGCAAAGAACTGTCGAAGAAACTAGCTGATGCTTCTCTCGACATTCGACCAGTTATTTTTCGACCATCATTCTTATgcactcctgagtttgatgaatggtggaaggattattattccaacaaatttttCGACGTAGCTGCTTTTGCCACGcatttgacaaatgctttcgcttttgtgcaggatcggaccaaaaaaggtattcaacgacatattaaggaaatacagaaatttcaaaagtattttgaaactgcgtatagacctgatgatcttagtcgaaccatatgTGAAGCAGCGGCTGAATTAAAACGCAAATTGACAGAGAAGTTTAaaaaactgtcattgccttccaatctttcaccagaggcgcgctatgaccttgctttcaattgtcatccaccaaagtttcctcccttgccaactgctgactttggggtggcgtttggttttccacttccagactggttcctttgtggggattttatgaaaattcttcgtcaaaagtatcaaaaacctgctgagcgtgtggttccgactaagtatcatctgggcgaatatccaggacaccttcatattggaatagaacacgttcgcgtggaagataccattcttgaaggtgttcacagaaaaaatatgatttttctttctgttattctaactgtcttatcatgtatctcttatatttgtttctgaattttatttctttccttagccgtgaagatccctgctaagaaagctgttgtcgaagcgtcgcccagtactgctaaaaagccttcgacaaaggtgcaaaactttttctcttcttattattttccttccattatttggaactaactggctttggcctgtatgactaggtaagtcgaaaacccccaacaatccaaaagaaaaagaatgaagaggagaaagaagaggaTAAAGTCCCTAATGAAGAGTCTGGTGATGAATCTCCAGAGTTAATCCCTCCCCCTCAGAAGAAAAAGAAACTCATGAAGGTCTCTTCCCAAAGGTCCATTGCTAACCCAACCAGGAAGGATCCTGCCAGTGCTTCCTCTGCCAAGCCTCAGTCGAAAGATATGGGGAGTGGGAAGTCCAGTTTTAATACTGAAATTCCTGAGGTAATTTTTATTTCGACAGCATATGTTTTACCTTTCCTACGCCTTTCCTTCTAAATCTTAGAATTTATTTTCAGGAACAAGTGGTTGTCGAAAAAACgcctgagaaaattctggaggaaATAGCCCCAGAGGCAGATGTCTCCGCAAGTGACCATGATATGCAAACCGTAGGAGAGTTCGACACCACTGTGGGTGAAGCCTCTGAAGACGAgtctcctcctcatccaggattacATGCTGCACCTCAGGGTGATGATATTGAAATGGAGGTTGTGGTCGAAGATACTCCTGAAGATGAAGCTGCCAGAGATGGGGACAATCAGTCGAAACGAACAGAGGTCGAGCATACTTCGACGCGAAGCACTCCACCTGCTCCTGACCGGGTCCAAGGGAGTagcaaatcaactggttcgaccagtttctctcgcgaggagcttgaaaatctcaaagtgcaaAGACCTTTGGAGTATCTGAAAGCCATGCTTAGCACCCGTTTCAATTTCCAGGATTCTTCTCAGAGTAGTTCGACCACTTCTGGGGCGacttctgaagcaccatcacttggcaGCCTTCTGACCAAGATCAAAACGAAAATTCTTGATGTCGATTTGTTTAAAGTCTTAGAAGAGAATTCCCTTGCTCAACTTAGTCTTAAGAAACTCTTGAAGCAAgtgaatgttttggaaacttctgctgagattggaagttttgtgatggagTTGATGACTCTCATTGACTTGGCCACTGCGGATCTCCATCGTCAAAGGGATCTTACCGCTCAAATCTCCTCCAAGTCTAaaactcaaactgctgaatgggatgccgtttcgacttcgactgacaaagtttcaaaattgcaaaagctTTCTGAAACGTACGTCGAAGAAGTTGCTGCTTGCAATGACAATATTCAAAAATGGAAAACACAGATAGCAGCACTTCAAGAAAAAATCTCTCAAGAGGAGAAACGTAAGGCATCCATTCAGCAACCCGAAcagagcgagattgacgaagaattgagggtgggtattcgacatgcagagaaagcccatcaacttagtcaggagattgagactctctctactcacaaaagtctttgtgatcatcgactccaactccagaggcagaagtttgccactttgaaggatacttttgccaatttaaatttttagtcgaatttattttagcaactctcagccctgtgaggctttctttgtaataacttttgaatgccatttttatttggcccatcttatcacaattatgttttgcacttattctgttactatttttatttcctgcaatgtaggcttatattttttcaaatacttgccatttattcttaggattctcttatccttctctatttcttctaTTTCATATGCGCCGTTTGAGAATGTTCTCAAAAcctggaaaggtccttcccatttaggagaccactttcccattaatttatcttttcgatccataggaaggattactttccacacaagatcacctattaagaaggtcttggatcttactttcttgttgtaaaatctttcgactctcctcttttgtcttcttattaggtctagcgcgcgcaacctttcttcgtctaagtcaactagttcgtccatcatcatgctccaatatgtatctgatgggatttcatgatgcctttgcactctaactgactgcagatatatttcgactggcaaaactgcatcatgtccgtaagtcaacttgaatggggtcgaattcgttgcctctttgggggacgttcgacaagcccacaaggcttgatccaaagttttatgccaatttctaggctttttccccacatgcttcttaatcaagtttatcactaccttgttggctgcttcaacctgcccattcgcttgagcgtagtaaggtgtcgaagtaaggagcttaaaacctgtttcttgtgcaaacttctgcatgtttttaccagtgaacacagatccttgatctgttgttattgtctcaggtatcccaaatctgtaaattatgtatttttggataaagtctatgactgcttcttgatccacattcaccaatggtatggcttcggtccattttgtgaaataatctatcccaaccaaaatgtacctttgcccttttgaggaagctggtcgaatctccccgatcaagtccaacgcccatcctctgaatggccaaggttttataattgagtgcaactcacttgcagggacatgaggtatgcctgcatgtacttgacattcctgacaaccttttgcgaattcgacacaatctttcagcattgttggccaatacatcccttgtcgaaataaaagccacttcattttgtgacctgcttggtgCGCGCCACACGCTCCACCGTGTACATTTgacaaggctatgtaggcttcatcctcactcaggcatttcaacaaaactccttctgcagtctttttgaacaattcatttcccaaaagtacgtaactcaaagctctgtattttacctttctttctgctttctgatttgggtcttgtagataatctttgacaggctttctccagtctgttattcctgaatcatctatgttgaatatctcgaagttttcttcgtcaccgtatcctaatcttattgactctagATCTGATGGGGATAACCTGGTGGATACGACTCTTCTTCTGACttcgatggcttcttctaacttttccttcgacaccttgtatccggacgctagttgagcaagatcattcgcttcttgattctccaaccTGGGGATGTGTCTGAAGACGACATTGTCGAACGCCTTGAGGAGTCTATTGGCTATTACGAAGTACATGATCaaattttctttcacgcacttATACTCT encodes:
- the LOC127131152 gene encoding uncharacterized protein LOC127131152, coding for MKVSSQRSIANPTRKDPASASSAKPQSKDMGSGKSSFNTEIPEEQVVVEKTPEKILEEIAPEADVSASDHDMQTVGEFDTTVGEASEDESPPHPGLHAAPQGDDIEMEVVVEDTPEDEAARDGDNQSKRTEVEHTSTRSTPPAPDRVQGSSKSTGSTSFSREELENLKVQRPLEYLKAMLSTRFNFQDSSQSSSTTSGATSEAPSLGSLLTKIKTKILDVDLFKVLEENSLAQLSLKKLLKQVNVLETSAEIGSFVMELMTLIDLATADLHRQRDLTAQISSK
- the LOC127131150 gene encoding uncharacterized protein LOC127131150 is translated as MNFIVNHNEDIYKVWKNCRGNLKLTSPDIQKDIVKAATTVTTKVILDDLGDDLFAILIYESRDISMKEQIIMVIRYVNNEGKVIERFLGVVHVSNISALTLKSGLESLFAKYGLSLSRISGKGYDGASNMQGEYNGLKSLIFKENCYVFFIHCFAHQLQLALVTLAKKHSKIALFFNLIATLYNVVGASCKCRDILRESQATKVKQALEHGEISRGRGLNQEMTIKKVGETIWSSHYGTLLSIVSLFSSMINVLEMVEEDGTDLDKKGEALMLMNYMQTFEFIFILHLMKIVLGVTHDLSQALQRSDQDIVNAMKLVKVSKIRL